The following are encoded in a window of Cydia amplana chromosome 20, ilCydAmpl1.1, whole genome shotgun sequence genomic DNA:
- the LOC134657505 gene encoding protein Star isoform X2: MYQKIQENPLPEPAEPAQPKPEPKPRFCMPSFTKTPPQDLYRQLLPAMLFLLTFVTVMTMLLTYMDTFARGAQQFRLNMSRDYELKIPQESDYLVAYVRQWHLGPRPNKETPAPIYTDQAKVLDQLLGEVYNGTFVEILPRGHRDPTTLYLEVERGWSGLAVRAAPRDHLELGGSARTLNACLSPLDHPIQVPFNESDEHDTFFRSRVLCLPLYTVLLAAEATRAHYVLLGGPPHLHHVPFHKVQLQVIEYRSNDAGARNQTAQFLLTKNYTVAATFPDSIMFALNH; encoded by the exons ATGTATCAG AAGATCCAAGAAAACCCTCTGCCCGAGCCAGCGGAGCCCGCCCAACCCAAGCCAGAGCCAAAGCCCCGCTTCTGCATGCCGTCTTTCACCAAAACCCCGCCGCAGGATTTGTATAGGCAGCTGTTGCCGGCTATGCTGTTCTTGCTGACGTTTGTGACAGTTATGACCATGCTGCTCACATATATGGACACTTTTG CGAGAGGAGCCCAGCAGTTCCGGCTGAACATGAGTCGCGACTACGAGTTAAAGATCCCTCAGGAATCCGACTACCTGGTCGCCTACGTGCGCCAGTGGCACCTCGGGCCGCGCCCCAACAAGGAGACGCCGGCGCCCATTTACACTGACCAGGCCAAAGTTCTAGACCAGCTGCTTGGGGAGGTG TACAACGGCACATTCGTCGAAATCCTCCCCCGCGGACACCGCGACCCTACCACCCTGTATCTCGAGGTTGAACGGGGTTGGAGCGGTCTGGCGGTACGAGCGGCCCCGAGGGACCATTTAGAGCTGGGTGGTTCTGCAAGGACCCTGAACGCCTGTCTTAGCCCCCTCGACCATCCTATACAG gttCCCTTCAACGAATCGGATGAACACGATACCTTCTTTAG gtCCCGCGTGCTGTGCTTGCCGCTGTACACGGTGCTGCTCGCGGCGGAGGCGACGCGCGCGCACTACGTCCTGCTCGGCGGACCTCCGCACCTACATCATGTGCCTTTCCACAAGGTGCAGCTGCAG GTAATCGAATACCGTTCTAACGACGCCGGCGCACGCAACCAGACGGCGCAGTTCCTTCTCACCAAGAACTACACTGTGGCAGCCACCTTCCCGGATTCCATCATGTTCGCCCTCAACCACTGA
- the LOC134657505 gene encoding protein Star isoform X1 — MAEKKIQENPLPEPAEPAQPKPEPKPRFCMPSFTKTPPQDLYRQLLPAMLFLLTFVTVMTMLLTYMDTFARGAQQFRLNMSRDYELKIPQESDYLVAYVRQWHLGPRPNKETPAPIYTDQAKVLDQLLGEVYNGTFVEILPRGHRDPTTLYLEVERGWSGLAVRAAPRDHLELGGSARTLNACLSPLDHPIQVPFNESDEHDTFFRSRVLCLPLYTVLLAAEATRAHYVLLGGPPHLHHVPFHKVQLQVIEYRSNDAGARNQTAQFLLTKNYTVAATFPDSIMFALNH; from the exons ATGGCAGAAAAA AAGATCCAAGAAAACCCTCTGCCCGAGCCAGCGGAGCCCGCCCAACCCAAGCCAGAGCCAAAGCCCCGCTTCTGCATGCCGTCTTTCACCAAAACCCCGCCGCAGGATTTGTATAGGCAGCTGTTGCCGGCTATGCTGTTCTTGCTGACGTTTGTGACAGTTATGACCATGCTGCTCACATATATGGACACTTTTG CGAGAGGAGCCCAGCAGTTCCGGCTGAACATGAGTCGCGACTACGAGTTAAAGATCCCTCAGGAATCCGACTACCTGGTCGCCTACGTGCGCCAGTGGCACCTCGGGCCGCGCCCCAACAAGGAGACGCCGGCGCCCATTTACACTGACCAGGCCAAAGTTCTAGACCAGCTGCTTGGGGAGGTG TACAACGGCACATTCGTCGAAATCCTCCCCCGCGGACACCGCGACCCTACCACCCTGTATCTCGAGGTTGAACGGGGTTGGAGCGGTCTGGCGGTACGAGCGGCCCCGAGGGACCATTTAGAGCTGGGTGGTTCTGCAAGGACCCTGAACGCCTGTCTTAGCCCCCTCGACCATCCTATACAG gttCCCTTCAACGAATCGGATGAACACGATACCTTCTTTAG gtCCCGCGTGCTGTGCTTGCCGCTGTACACGGTGCTGCTCGCGGCGGAGGCGACGCGCGCGCACTACGTCCTGCTCGGCGGACCTCCGCACCTACATCATGTGCCTTTCCACAAGGTGCAGCTGCAG GTAATCGAATACCGTTCTAACGACGCCGGCGCACGCAACCAGACGGCGCAGTTCCTTCTCACCAAGAACTACACTGTGGCAGCCACCTTCCCGGATTCCATCATGTTCGCCCTCAACCACTGA